The Candidatus Protochlamydia phocaeensis genome has a window encoding:
- the pilM gene encoding type IV pilus biogenesis protein PilM gives MLELLSSIRSIGLELTASCIRGAEVSQKKGAPSLTRLFSFPLDSSSNVKQLYMEHPILATGLAGSEVLIRFLHLPLKKDKDIDAALAFQAEPLLPYPPDEAVFARQLLRQEPEGSDLTLLAARKDHVQTHLEHWQSVGIEPEKIGCIQSALCQFGKTYIHAESAYLMLHIDRSSLTCVLIEQGKLIASFSQIEKELFSADLEAQLSTASSLALTDFSQDTLIRLQRGVTRMGYALSKESKGEALAGLVVTGDMVKVQGLAEQLAQTVHLPLLTCIEASDGFSTQDKHVYAISIGLALNALPAADAIDFRQQELSYPHPWKRLKVPLALYFILMLILSGTFYFFGNFYLSYKENFLKQEYASLLAGMNKSYDQFEEAFLAKAPAAREKNQGEVVSLTHLTKEDLLERLAFLQKDLHATPDSFPLFANIPRVSDVLAWLSQHPTVTYVDEEGNSAARLQIENFSYIILKRPMQGKKQEKYQVKVELEFSSPTPKWAREFHDALIAPNDWIDPKGEVKWSSNRGRYKTSFYLKDKTTYPSQ, from the coding sequence ATGCTAGAGCTTCTTTCTTCCATCAGATCTATCGGACTCGAGTTAACCGCTTCGTGCATTCGAGGAGCAGAGGTCAGCCAAAAAAAAGGCGCTCCCTCTCTAACGAGACTATTTAGCTTTCCGCTTGACTCCTCATCCAATGTAAAACAGCTTTACATGGAGCATCCCATTTTAGCAACCGGCCTCGCTGGTTCGGAAGTGTTGATCCGCTTTTTACATTTACCTTTAAAAAAAGACAAAGACATCGATGCCGCTTTGGCCTTTCAAGCCGAGCCCTTGCTCCCTTATCCGCCTGATGAGGCGGTCTTTGCCCGCCAGCTATTGCGTCAGGAGCCGGAAGGATCTGATTTGACGCTTTTAGCTGCACGTAAAGATCACGTGCAGACCCATCTGGAACATTGGCAATCGGTTGGGATTGAGCCCGAGAAAATCGGCTGCATTCAAAGCGCCCTGTGCCAATTTGGCAAAACATACATTCATGCCGAATCGGCTTACTTGATGCTGCATATAGATCGCAGTTCCCTAACGTGTGTACTGATCGAGCAAGGCAAATTGATTGCGTCTTTCTCCCAAATTGAAAAGGAGCTTTTTTCTGCCGATCTCGAAGCGCAGCTATCCACAGCATCTTCTCTTGCCCTAACAGATTTTTCGCAAGACACGCTTATTCGCTTGCAGAGAGGGGTGACGAGAATGGGATATGCCTTGTCCAAAGAAAGCAAAGGAGAGGCCTTGGCAGGATTGGTTGTCACAGGAGATATGGTTAAAGTACAAGGACTAGCAGAACAACTGGCGCAAACCGTGCATCTTCCCTTGCTGACCTGTATCGAGGCATCCGACGGTTTTTCGACGCAAGACAAGCATGTCTATGCCATCAGCATTGGTTTGGCATTAAATGCCTTGCCCGCAGCCGATGCAATTGATTTCCGCCAGCAAGAATTGAGCTACCCTCATCCGTGGAAAAGACTGAAGGTTCCCCTCGCCCTGTATTTTATCTTGATGTTGATCTTAAGCGGAACTTTTTACTTTTTCGGCAACTTTTATTTAAGCTATAAGGAAAATTTTCTTAAGCAGGAATATGCCAGCTTATTGGCAGGCATGAACAAATCCTATGATCAATTTGAAGAGGCTTTTTTAGCTAAGGCGCCTGCGGCCCGAGAAAAAAACCAAGGAGAAGTCGTCTCCCTTACACACTTAACCAAAGAAGACTTGCTCGAACGCTTGGCTTTTTTGCAGAAAGACCTGCATGCGACTCCGGACTCTTTCCCTTTGTTTGCCAATATTCCGCGCGTCAGCGATGTCTTGGCCTGGTTGAGCCAGCATCCGACTGTCACGTATGTGGATGAAGAGGGAAATTCGGCTGCACGGCTGCAGATTGAAAACTTTAGCTATATAATCCTTAAACGGCCGATGCAGGGAAAAAAGCAAGAAAAGTATCAAGTCAAAGTGGAATTGGAATTCAGTAGTCCCACTCCTAAATGGGCGCGCGAATTTCACGATGCGTTGATTGCTCCCAATGATTGGATTGATCCCAAGGGAGAGGTCAAGTGGAGCTCAAACCGAGGCCGTTATAAGACATCTTTTTACTTAAAAGATAAAACCACTTATCCTAGTCAATAA
- a CDS encoding toxin-antitoxin system YwqK family antitoxin, whose translation MTKAHVLKQAGLWICLFLLLFTFSGAKRCTKKRLPLTSIHIIDRNGFAETISNKDRLDQFQNVDFLKSQPYQKVLRIYARDSKGNIRSVVTTYYPNGNPKQFLEILNARANGNYYEWHENGVMSLSTRIIGGSPDVTTAAEKTWLFDGPSYAWDEDGKPAAEIFYSQGSLEGLSIYYHPCGQIWKRIPFCKNQIDGTVEIYKTNGEILQQISYSQGQKQGPAYRYWDMQHLASQEEYCQGKLTNGQYYDKQGNLIAEVKQGCGYRAVFGKDCVQELQSLQDGCLEGEVKVFNSLGQLKRIYHIKEGIKHGEEVEYYERSSSSAPQPKLSFYWYEGKIQGLVRTWYPNGVVESQKEMANNARNGVLTAWYRDGSLMMIEEYEKDQLIRGDYFRKGEKIPVSQVIQGKGTVTVFDADGHFVQKISYANGKPDL comes from the coding sequence ATGACTAAAGCGCATGTGCTCAAACAAGCCGGTTTGTGGATCTGCTTATTTTTGCTCCTCTTTACCTTTTCAGGAGCCAAACGCTGCACGAAAAAGCGGCTTCCGCTGACCAGTATCCATATTATTGACCGCAATGGCTTCGCGGAGACGATCAGCAATAAAGACCGTCTGGATCAATTTCAAAACGTCGATTTTTTAAAATCCCAGCCTTATCAAAAAGTTTTGCGCATCTATGCGCGCGATTCCAAGGGAAATATTCGCTCGGTTGTCACAACGTATTATCCCAACGGCAATCCCAAGCAATTTTTAGAGATTCTGAACGCGCGCGCCAATGGCAACTACTATGAGTGGCATGAAAACGGCGTTATGAGCTTATCGACCCGCATCATAGGGGGATCGCCTGACGTAACAACAGCGGCAGAAAAAACATGGCTGTTTGATGGGCCAAGCTATGCCTGGGATGAAGACGGCAAGCCAGCCGCTGAAATTTTTTATTCTCAGGGTTCTTTAGAGGGCCTATCGATTTATTACCATCCTTGCGGGCAGATCTGGAAGCGCATCCCTTTCTGTAAAAATCAAATTGATGGAACGGTTGAGATCTATAAAACCAACGGCGAGATCCTGCAGCAAATTTCCTATAGCCAAGGGCAAAAACAAGGGCCGGCTTACCGCTATTGGGATATGCAGCACTTGGCCAGCCAAGAAGAATACTGCCAGGGTAAGCTAACCAATGGCCAATATTATGACAAGCAAGGCAATCTGATCGCCGAAGTCAAGCAAGGCTGCGGCTACCGCGCGGTGTTTGGCAAAGACTGCGTTCAAGAGCTTCAAAGCCTTCAAGATGGCTGTTTAGAAGGTGAAGTTAAAGTCTTCAATTCCCTCGGTCAGCTCAAGCGTATTTATCACATCAAAGAGGGGATTAAGCATGGAGAAGAGGTTGAATACTATGAACGCTCGTCTTCTTCCGCTCCGCAGCCAAAGCTGTCCTTTTATTGGTATGAAGGAAAAATTCAGGGGCTAGTGCGCACATGGTATCCAAACGGCGTTGTTGAAAGTCAAAAAGAGATGGCCAATAATGCGCGAAATGGCGTTTTAACTGCCTGGTATCGGGACGGCAGCTTGATGATGATCGAAGAGTATGAAAAAGATCAGTTAATCAGAGGGGATTACTTTCGCAAAGGAGAAAAAATTCCTGTCAGCCAGGTGATTCAAGGAAAAGGAACTGTGACTGTCTTTGATGCCGATGGACACTTTGTACAAAAGATTTCCTATGCGAACGGCAAGCCAGACCTCTGA
- a CDS encoding YggT family protein, whose protein sequence is MLIIIQLINLFFQVYTLMLFARIIASWFPQLYEYKAMQFIAYYTDPYLNFFKRFIPPLGMIDFSPIVAFLCLNFVQNILINLIVGFVR, encoded by the coding sequence ATGCTTATTATCATTCAATTGATCAATCTTTTTTTTCAAGTTTATACGCTTATGCTATTTGCACGCATTATCGCTTCTTGGTTTCCTCAACTTTACGAATATAAGGCGATGCAGTTTATTGCTTATTACACAGATCCTTATCTCAATTTTTTTAAGCGGTTCATTCCTCCGCTGGGCATGATCGATTTTTCGCCCATCGTCGCCTTTTTATGCTTGAATTTTGTACAAAATATTCTCATTAATTTAATTGTAGGTTTCGTCAGATAA
- a CDS encoding UDP-N-acetylglucosamine diphosphorylase has protein sequence MNLQTSYFFDLSSFSHARLFEGDPQPWLVLPKIEGYLKRLPLGQLKGTISPSAYLIHPELIFIDEGSVVEPGAYIQGPCWIGKNCVVRHGAYIRGNLLTGDQCVIGHDTEVKNAVFFDRAHAAHFAYVGDSILGQEVNLGAGTKLANFKLDHQQIYVRDNQQRLATGLRKFGAIIGDRSQIGCNTVTNPGSLVGKDVRCYPCLSIGGVIPSRSLIKSSAAVVITPY, from the coding sequence ATGAATTTGCAAACCTCTTATTTTTTTGATCTCTCCTCTTTTAGCCACGCCCGTTTATTTGAGGGAGATCCTCAGCCATGGTTGGTTTTGCCTAAAATTGAAGGGTATTTAAAGCGTTTGCCTCTTGGTCAATTGAAGGGCACGATCTCTCCTTCTGCCTACCTGATTCATCCTGAATTGATTTTTATTGATGAAGGATCTGTTGTAGAACCTGGTGCATATATTCAAGGACCTTGCTGGATTGGGAAAAATTGCGTTGTCCGTCATGGCGCTTATATCCGCGGCAACTTATTAACAGGGGATCAGTGTGTGATTGGGCATGACACGGAAGTAAAAAATGCCGTCTTTTTTGATCGTGCCCATGCGGCCCACTTTGCCTATGTTGGAGACTCTATTTTGGGGCAAGAGGTGAATTTAGGGGCAGGAACGAAGCTTGCCAATTTCAAGCTGGACCATCAACAAATTTACGTTCGTGATAATCAACAGCGCTTGGCAACGGGCCTGCGTAAATTTGGAGCCATTATTGGCGATAGAAGTCAGATTGGTTGCAATACGGTAACCAATCCGGGATCTTTAGTGGGAAAAGATGTGCGCTGCTATCCCTGCTTAAGTATAGGAGGCGTTATTCCTTCTCGCTCTTTAATTAAATCGTCGGCTGCAGTTGTTATTACTCCATATTAA
- a CDS encoding acylphosphatase, whose amino-acid sequence MEHSSQEIYEMRAIVKGNVQGVGFRALTRYHALGLGLKGTVRNLSDGTVEIYAQGSKQTLENLINRLKEEMGSNQIEEATLQYFPIEQPHEDFRILY is encoded by the coding sequence ATGGAGCATTCTTCCCAGGAAATTTACGAAATGCGCGCAATTGTTAAGGGGAATGTTCAAGGAGTGGGATTTCGAGCGTTAACACGCTATCATGCCCTCGGATTGGGACTCAAAGGAACGGTGCGCAATTTATCGGACGGCACTGTCGAAATTTACGCGCAAGGCTCCAAGCAAACCTTAGAAAATCTTATAAATCGATTAAAAGAGGAAATGGGGTCTAATCAAATTGAAGAAGCAACGCTTCAATATTTTCCCATTGAGCAGCCACACGAAGATTTTCGCATTTTATATTAA
- a CDS encoding RasGEF domain-containing protein, which produces MNDNNISNISSLISKYENLIEANKTKSEVEKVKSSNRKKRTSSTREETNLASKLNRLNPGQSISSLSSEKRKKLIDKEIVSLPVQDLENKLEQDLVELISHTKSNPSASLQEEEANDELEMNQMSARLKGNFRSLSEQALDSFHESDSLSEDQVVPEVQESIQTDLELVETKQESRSDELAIIEPPPSSKPYEVALAVNKAMHYCLLLNQIDRHKGSAQLMMNPQKDIYLETHPGFLAALKKKKEIVASFREMLNVAQEAMKEDKVAALGLLQRMRTNAWAKDVMRYHGDLKTSFYKLYNQAINQTIKDSNAVFASTIKNLTEQELVKKQECGDKSHLIRQHCPNCFKLTQVFDAVKYRMIDSILAQEDIKQRTALVEAFIKVAHVALIEHKDFSTAYAIWNALQSESIQDGRLRETWKGISKESHKIYEFLSNDFNAMRSDTYARDMKRMKEFDIPVLTPFFATLGLASNRKQGFEDKRIVAERQQEEDLAIIHQCRNWKDKGELETRIANMKMDIEQLKQSDQTNEDVQKKLSIAEHALSIATLFQEAGADVDELTLLGQMKSSQDISESKKWIEKYNTQIQETMKEILLFSHQMPTYLRKLSHDDKNNWIERELQSVNEAFEEHSKGNSSFTYAELIEHRGDKAYERSLEIEPVAHSNKSKGV; this is translated from the coding sequence ATGAATGATAATAATATATCTAATATTTCTTCTTTAATCTCAAAATACGAGAATTTAATAGAAGCAAATAAAACAAAGAGCGAAGTAGAAAAGGTCAAATCCAGCAATAGGAAGAAGAGAACATCTTCTACTAGGGAGGAGACCAATCTGGCTTCAAAACTTAATCGCTTGAATCCTGGTCAATCGATCAGTTCTCTGTCTAGTGAGAAAAGAAAAAAGCTGATAGATAAAGAGATCGTCTCTCTTCCTGTTCAAGACTTAGAGAACAAACTCGAGCAGGACTTGGTCGAACTGATTAGCCACACAAAATCCAATCCATCCGCATCTTTACAAGAAGAAGAGGCGAATGATGAATTGGAAATGAATCAAATGAGCGCACGCTTAAAAGGGAATTTTAGGTCTTTATCTGAGCAGGCTTTAGATTCTTTTCATGAATCCGATTCTCTCTCGGAAGATCAGGTTGTTCCGGAGGTGCAAGAAAGTATTCAAACGGATTTGGAACTGGTCGAGACCAAGCAGGAATCCAGAAGCGATGAATTGGCAATTATCGAACCTCCTCCTTCGAGTAAACCTTATGAAGTCGCTTTAGCAGTCAATAAAGCCATGCATTATTGCCTTCTTTTGAATCAAATCGATCGGCATAAAGGATCGGCTCAATTAATGATGAACCCTCAGAAAGACATTTACCTAGAAACCCATCCAGGTTTTTTAGCTGCTTTGAAGAAAAAGAAAGAAATTGTCGCAAGCTTTAGGGAAATGTTGAATGTTGCTCAAGAGGCCATGAAAGAGGATAAGGTTGCAGCTTTAGGACTTTTACAGAGGATGCGTACGAATGCATGGGCAAAGGATGTCATGCGTTATCATGGAGATTTAAAAACCAGTTTTTATAAGCTTTATAACCAAGCAATTAATCAAACGATTAAAGACTCGAATGCTGTTTTTGCGTCTACAATTAAAAATCTAACCGAGCAAGAATTAGTTAAAAAGCAAGAATGCGGCGATAAATCGCATTTGATCCGACAGCATTGTCCAAATTGCTTCAAGCTGACCCAAGTATTTGATGCGGTGAAATATCGCATGATTGATTCTATTTTAGCCCAAGAGGATATCAAGCAACGAACAGCCCTCGTTGAAGCCTTTATTAAGGTGGCCCATGTTGCGTTAATTGAGCATAAAGATTTTTCAACCGCTTATGCCATCTGGAACGCTCTACAGTCTGAATCTATTCAAGATGGGCGTTTGCGAGAGACATGGAAAGGGATTTCAAAAGAGTCGCACAAAATTTATGAATTTTTATCCAATGATTTCAATGCAATGCGATCGGATACTTATGCAAGAGATATGAAGCGCATGAAAGAATTCGATATTCCTGTTCTCACGCCTTTCTTTGCGACTTTGGGCTTGGCAAGCAATAGAAAACAAGGATTTGAAGATAAACGCATTGTTGCTGAAAGGCAGCAAGAAGAAGATTTGGCAATCATCCATCAGTGCAGAAATTGGAAAGACAAGGGCGAATTGGAAACGAGGATCGCCAATATGAAAATGGATATTGAGCAGCTTAAGCAAAGCGATCAGACAAATGAAGACGTGCAGAAAAAGCTTTCAATTGCTGAACATGCCCTATCCATTGCCACGCTTTTCCAAGAGGCCGGTGCAGACGTTGATGAATTAACGCTTTTAGGACAGATGAAAAGTTCTCAGGACATCAGCGAATCAAAAAAATGGATTGAGAAGTATAATACTCAGATACAGGAAACGATGAAGGAGATCTTGCTATTTTCTCATCAAATGCCTACTTATTTGAGAAAACTTTCTCATGATGATAAAAACAACTGGATTGAAAGAGAACTTCAATCAGTGAATGAAGCCTTTGAAGAACACTCTAAGGGAAATTCTTCTTTTACCTATGCTGAGCTAATAGAACATAGGGGAGATAAGGCCTATGAGCGTTCGCTAGAGATCGAACCCGTTGCGCATTCTAATAAGAGCAAAGGCGTCTAA
- a CDS encoding four-helix bundle copper-binding protein, whose product MKDFKHSYFQISHTPQMMACIECMNACEACAQLAIENGLGELAALCRDCADICALAIKFENRRSKWAVSLWDLCAQACQECADECEKKEKPYSQECAQICRRCQEQALIAGEGS is encoded by the coding sequence GTGAAAGATTTTAAGCACTCTTATTTTCAAATTTCCCATACTCCACAAATGATGGCTTGTATAGAGTGTATGAACGCTTGTGAAGCCTGTGCTCAATTAGCCATTGAAAACGGACTGGGAGAGCTTGCTGCACTGTGCCGCGATTGCGCCGATATTTGCGCTTTGGCCATCAAATTTGAAAATAGACGCTCAAAATGGGCCGTTTCTTTGTGGGACCTCTGTGCACAAGCCTGCCAAGAATGCGCGGATGAATGCGAAAAAAAAGAGAAACCTTATAGCCAAGAATGCGCTCAAATATGCCGCAGGTGCCAAGAGCAAGCGCTTATAGCAGGAGAAGGAAGTTAA
- a CDS encoding DUF4383 domain-containing protein, with the protein MLKTCAIVFGVIMLIIGLLGFVPQVNPNGMLLGLFHVNLLHNLIHLATGLAALLCGLTSEYASRIFFQIFGIVYGLVALLGYYYLDHPIFGILANNLADAILHTLIAAFSLYLGFGYHSLPRSTPPHDREHHLS; encoded by the coding sequence ATGTTAAAAACTTGTGCGATTGTCTTTGGTGTTATCATGCTGATCATCGGTTTATTGGGATTTGTTCCCCAGGTAAATCCAAACGGGATGCTATTGGGACTTTTTCATGTCAATTTGCTCCATAACCTCATTCATTTGGCAACAGGATTGGCTGCCCTTTTATGCGGCTTGACGAGCGAATATGCCTCTCGTATCTTTTTTCAAATATTTGGAATTGTTTATGGATTAGTGGCTCTTTTGGGTTACTATTACCTCGATCATCCTATTTTTGGCATCCTAGCCAATAATTTGGCTGATGCTATTTTGCATACCCTTATTGCCGCCTTTTCTCTTTACTTGGGATTTGGCTATCATTCTTTACCACGTTCGACCCCTCCTCACGATCGGGAACATCACTTGAGCTAA
- the dusB gene encoding tRNA dihydrouridine synthase DusB, whose protein sequence is MSSQAPLQFGQLKLPNRIFYAPLAGCSDYPFRKMSAKYGPGLMYCEMVKMDALVRHDPATYHLLDYAPDMHPIGGQLCGSKPSLAGQAAKIIEDLGFDVVDLNCGCPVDKVTKDGSGSGMLKTPHLIGDVLANMVAAVKIPVTVKIRAGWDEKQVQVAEIVKIAEQAGAKAICIHGRTRQQGYRGPANWDYIKQGKQAATTIKVIGNGDILDGPSAAKMFAETGCDAVLVARGTMGQPWIVQDILHYLEGLPALPRTLEDCRQALFEHFLWTQRYHNDHRVSVDMRRVGCWYLKKSSGTRQFRELISKASELSVIKDLILNFPLGEGIEEDVDEREVDCCA, encoded by the coding sequence ATGTCCTCTCAAGCCCCTCTTCAATTTGGCCAGCTCAAGCTGCCCAATCGCATTTTTTATGCTCCTTTAGCAGGATGTTCCGACTATCCTTTTCGCAAAATGTCGGCCAAGTATGGCCCCGGCTTAATGTATTGCGAAATGGTCAAGATGGATGCGCTAGTCAGGCATGATCCCGCAACCTATCATCTTTTAGATTATGCTCCTGACATGCATCCGATTGGAGGGCAATTATGCGGGAGCAAACCGTCTTTGGCAGGCCAAGCGGCTAAAATCATTGAGGATTTGGGGTTTGACGTTGTCGATTTAAATTGCGGATGTCCGGTTGATAAAGTTACAAAAGATGGAAGCGGATCTGGCATGCTGAAAACCCCGCATTTGATTGGCGATGTGCTTGCCAATATGGTGGCCGCCGTTAAGATTCCGGTCACGGTTAAAATTCGAGCTGGATGGGATGAAAAGCAGGTTCAGGTGGCAGAAATTGTCAAAATTGCCGAACAAGCGGGAGCAAAGGCCATCTGCATTCACGGACGGACACGTCAGCAAGGCTATAGGGGGCCTGCCAATTGGGACTATATCAAGCAAGGAAAGCAGGCGGCCACAACAATTAAAGTCATTGGCAACGGCGATATTTTGGATGGGCCATCGGCGGCTAAAATGTTTGCGGAAACAGGCTGCGATGCCGTTTTAGTGGCACGCGGAACGATGGGTCAGCCTTGGATTGTGCAAGACATTTTACATTATTTAGAAGGTCTGCCGGCTCTTCCCCGGACGCTTGAAGATTGCCGCCAAGCGTTGTTCGAACATTTCTTGTGGACGCAGCGCTATCATAACGACCATCGGGTTTCTGTTGATATGCGCCGCGTAGGTTGCTGGTATTTGAAGAAGTCTTCGGGAACCAGGCAATTTCGCGAGCTGATCAGCAAAGCTAGCGAATTGAGCGTCATCAAAGACCTCATTTTAAATTTCCCTTTAGGAGAAGGAATAGAAGAAGACGTTGATGAACGGGAAGTCGACTGTTGTGCATAA
- the recA gene encoding recombinase RecA, which yields MSQQAPDTERKKALGLAVSQIKKQFGEGAIMAFGKHSLEKEISVIKTGALSLDIALGIGGVPRGRVVEIYGPESSGKSTLAIHIVANAQRNGGLAAYIDAEHALDPSYAAKIGVNLDDLLISQPDSGEEALNIAEMLARSNAVDVIVIDSVAALVPKSELEGEIGDQFMGLQARMMSQALRKLTSALAKSNTCAIFINQIRDKIGVVYGNPETTTGGRALKFYSSIRLDIRRTAGIKGPDNSEVGNRVKVKVSKNKLAPPFQIAEFDILFNEGISRTGSAIDMATEFNIIDKKGAWFSYKGQRLGQGREAVREELKNNNKLLEEIEGLIFQHYKDNRNKISHKAAAVAAAAAATEEVEAEEEPVEV from the coding sequence ATGTCGCAACAAGCACCGGATACGGAACGTAAAAAAGCCTTGGGTCTAGCAGTCAGTCAAATTAAAAAACAATTTGGCGAAGGCGCCATCATGGCTTTCGGCAAACATTCCCTGGAAAAAGAGATCAGCGTAATTAAAACAGGCGCTCTTTCTCTAGACATTGCCTTGGGAATCGGCGGTGTTCCACGTGGACGCGTAGTAGAAATCTATGGCCCAGAATCCTCCGGAAAATCAACCTTAGCCATTCACATTGTTGCCAACGCTCAGCGCAATGGCGGCTTAGCGGCTTATATCGACGCCGAGCATGCGTTAGATCCTAGCTATGCCGCTAAAATCGGCGTCAATTTGGATGATCTGCTCATCTCCCAGCCCGATAGTGGAGAAGAGGCGCTGAATATTGCAGAAATGCTTGCCCGCTCCAACGCCGTCGATGTCATCGTCATTGACTCGGTCGCCGCGCTTGTACCCAAGTCGGAATTGGAAGGCGAAATCGGCGATCAATTCATGGGTCTGCAAGCCCGTATGATGTCTCAAGCGCTAAGAAAGCTCACGTCTGCTTTAGCAAAGAGCAATACGTGCGCAATCTTCATCAACCAGATCCGGGATAAAATCGGCGTTGTATATGGCAATCCGGAAACCACAACGGGTGGACGTGCGCTGAAGTTTTATTCTTCTATCCGTCTTGATATCCGCAGAACGGCCGGTATTAAGGGACCCGACAACTCTGAGGTCGGAAACCGCGTCAAAGTAAAGGTCAGCAAAAATAAATTAGCGCCTCCCTTCCAAATCGCTGAATTTGACATTCTTTTTAATGAAGGAATTTCACGAACAGGTTCGGCTATCGATATGGCAACCGAATTTAACATTATCGATAAAAAGGGAGCCTGGTTTAGCTATAAAGGACAACGCTTGGGACAAGGCCGGGAAGCGGTCAGAGAAGAGCTAAAAAATAATAACAAGCTCTTAGAGGAAATTGAAGGGCTTATTTTTCAACATTATAAGGACAACCGCAACAAAATTTCTCATAAAGCGGCAGCAGTAGCAGCGGCTGCAGCAGCAACAGAAGAAGTAGAAGCGGAAGAAGAGCCGGTTGAAGTATAA
- a CDS encoding polyprenyl synthetase family protein — MQTNLSFFSILEPYKMAIEASIRNNMPNLGPKSTLRDACEYALLNGGKRFRPALVLMIAKALNLGLDVSQAALGIEYFHTASLIADDLPCMDDDEERRNKPTLHKVYGESIALLATYALISAGYGCLAKNAHSLKQSAHPLAHRSDLLCVLALENAVYNTGIEGATGGQFLDLLPPDQSLSTVKEVLNKKTVTLFEISFVLGWIFGGGDLEQLALVKKAAAHFGMAFQIADDLGDMAQDLSHEHAMNLANVYGKQAAIALFNEEIQHFRQALVDLRLHSVELQALADWLVEQVTSLS, encoded by the coding sequence ATGCAGACCAATCTTTCATTTTTCTCCATTTTAGAGCCCTATAAAATGGCCATTGAGGCATCCATTCGCAATAATATGCCCAACTTAGGCCCTAAAAGCACGCTTCGCGATGCATGCGAGTATGCGCTCTTAAATGGGGGGAAGCGTTTTCGCCCCGCCCTTGTCTTGATGATAGCCAAAGCATTAAATTTGGGCCTGGATGTTTCTCAAGCAGCTTTGGGGATAGAGTATTTCCATACAGCCTCTTTAATTGCCGATGATTTGCCTTGCATGGACGATGACGAAGAAAGAAGAAATAAGCCGACTCTGCACAAGGTTTATGGAGAATCGATTGCTCTGCTTGCCACCTATGCGTTAATTTCTGCCGGATATGGCTGCTTGGCAAAAAATGCCCACAGCCTTAAACAAAGCGCGCATCCTTTAGCCCATCGAAGCGATCTGCTTTGCGTCCTCGCTTTAGAAAATGCGGTCTATAATACGGGAATCGAAGGGGCAACCGGCGGACAATTTTTAGACCTCCTTCCTCCCGATCAGTCTCTTTCTACTGTCAAAGAGGTTCTCAACAAAAAAACCGTGACATTGTTTGAAATTTCCTTTGTGCTAGGGTGGATCTTTGGCGGAGGGGATTTGGAGCAGCTGGCATTGGTCAAAAAGGCTGCGGCCCATTTTGGCATGGCTTTTCAAATCGCCGATGATTTGGGCGATATGGCCCAAGATCTCTCTCATGAGCATGCCATGAATTTGGCCAATGTCTATGGCAAACAAGCCGCCATTGCCTTATTTAATGAGGAAATTCAGCACTTTAGACAGGCGTTGGTCGATTTGCGTCTGCATTCCGTTGAATTGCAAGCACTCGCCGATTGGCTTGTCGAACAAGTCACCTCTCTCTCCTGA
- a CDS encoding 5-formyltetrahydrofolate cyclo-ligase, protein MRTASQTSDLQPRAIEAHKQLCRLHFKRIREQLSEERRQEAAQLAHSTLLESSRSARWVLSYASFGGELSLDSVNHQLAAEGRLVLPQIVGQELKLFPVSTLAALQPNRWGVREPAATDLHVPIDPETIDLAFIPGLGFDSQTKHRLGYGKGYYDRLLKEMPQAISWGIGFKEQVMTNLPFSAYDIPLRDHFLF, encoded by the coding sequence ATGCGAACGGCAAGCCAGACCTCTGATCTTCAGCCGCGTGCCATTGAAGCACACAAGCAGCTCTGCCGTTTACATTTCAAGCGGATAAGAGAGCAGCTTTCGGAAGAGCGCCGGCAGGAGGCAGCCCAGCTAGCGCACAGCACGCTGCTTGAATCCAGCCGATCGGCACGCTGGGTGCTTTCATATGCAAGCTTCGGCGGCGAGCTATCCTTGGACAGTGTAAACCATCAATTGGCAGCCGAAGGACGCCTTGTCCTTCCGCAAATCGTTGGGCAGGAATTGAAGTTATTTCCAGTGTCTACTCTCGCAGCCCTTCAACCCAATCGCTGGGGAGTAAGAGAACCGGCCGCAACAGATTTGCACGTGCCGATCGATCCCGAAACAATCGACCTGGCTTTTATTCCAGGCCTGGGATTTGATAGCCAAACGAAGCACCGCTTAGGCTATGGCAAAGGATATTACGATCGCCTGCTAAAAGAAATGCCCCAGGCGATAAGCTGGGGCATTGGATTTAAAGAGCAAGTGATGACAAACTTGCCCTTTTCGGCTTATGATATTCCTTTGAGAGATCACTTTCTCTTCTAA